A window from Pseudomonas sp. MRSN 12121 encodes these proteins:
- a CDS encoding conjugal transfer protein TraG: MQAQGVLFGQIAAVFGIVIAGVWGATQWTAAALGYQLRLGSPWFDFFGTPVYHPWRLFEWWFFFDAYAPHVFDIGGAIAGGSGLVAVVVAIAMSVWRSRQARLVTTYGSARWADAEDIRKAGLIQPDGVFLGLHRGQYLRHEGPEHVLTFAPTRSGKGVGLVVPTLLSWPASVVVHDIKGENWTLTAGWRSRFSHCLLFNPTDAQSAAYNPLLEVRRGAHEVRDVQNVADILVDPDGALERRNHWEKTSHALLVGAILHVLYAGEDKTLRGVANFLSDPACPFELTLHRMMTTKHLGDAPHPVVASAAREVLNKSDNERSGVLSTAMSFLGLYRDPTVAEVTSRCDWRIADLISAEHPVSLYLVVPPSDISRTKPLIRLILNQIGRRLTESLDGSDGIARRHKLLLMLDEFPALGRLDFFESALAFMAGYGIRSFLIAQSLNQIDKAYGQNHSILDNCHVRVTFATNDERTAKRISETLGTATELRAQRNYAGHRLAPWLGHLMVSRQETARPLLTPGEVMQLPPDDAVVMVSSVAPIRAKKLRYYADANFKNRVLPPPALVAGRYADAPPARPDDWSGLAIPAVPAAPASASADGLGGTDDGGPRRQPELSETVAYDPEPDAHANDLALLDDDDLALPLPGQLDPAMQRTARLASLDPNDGIDL, translated from the coding sequence ATGCAAGCTCAGGGCGTACTGTTCGGGCAGATCGCCGCCGTATTCGGCATCGTGATCGCCGGCGTGTGGGGTGCAACGCAATGGACAGCCGCCGCCCTGGGCTATCAACTACGCCTTGGCTCGCCATGGTTCGACTTCTTTGGAACCCCGGTCTATCACCCTTGGCGGCTGTTCGAGTGGTGGTTCTTCTTTGATGCCTACGCGCCGCACGTCTTCGATATCGGCGGGGCCATCGCGGGTGGAAGTGGTCTGGTGGCCGTGGTGGTCGCCATCGCCATGTCGGTGTGGCGCTCGCGGCAAGCGCGCCTTGTCACCACCTACGGTTCGGCACGCTGGGCCGATGCGGAAGACATACGCAAAGCTGGGCTGATCCAGCCCGACGGGGTTTTCCTCGGGCTGCATCGCGGCCAGTACCTCCGCCATGAAGGCCCGGAACACGTCCTGACCTTCGCACCAACGCGCTCGGGCAAGGGTGTGGGCCTGGTCGTTCCCACCTTGTTGAGTTGGCCCGCATCCGTCGTCGTTCACGACATCAAAGGCGAGAACTGGACGCTCACCGCAGGCTGGCGTTCGCGGTTTAGCCACTGCCTCCTGTTCAACCCCACGGATGCGCAGTCGGCAGCCTACAACCCGCTGCTGGAAGTGAGGCGCGGCGCGCACGAAGTGCGCGACGTGCAGAACGTGGCCGACATTCTTGTCGATCCCGATGGCGCACTCGAACGCCGGAACCATTGGGAAAAGACCAGTCACGCGCTGTTGGTCGGCGCCATCCTGCATGTGCTGTACGCAGGCGAGGACAAGACGCTGCGCGGCGTCGCCAACTTCCTCAGCGACCCGGCGTGTCCGTTCGAGCTGACGCTGCACCGGATGATGACGACGAAGCACCTGGGCGATGCGCCTCACCCGGTTGTCGCATCCGCTGCCCGCGAAGTGCTTAACAAGTCGGACAACGAGCGATCGGGCGTGCTCTCCACCGCCATGTCGTTTCTCGGCCTGTACCGCGACCCGACCGTGGCCGAAGTCACATCGCGCTGCGATTGGCGCATCGCCGACCTGATTTCCGCCGAGCACCCGGTATCGCTCTATCTGGTGGTGCCGCCCTCCGACATAAGCCGCACCAAGCCGCTGATCCGGCTCATCTTGAACCAGATCGGGCGGCGGCTGACCGAATCGCTCGACGGCAGCGATGGCATCGCGCGCCGGCACAAGCTGCTGCTGATGCTGGACGAGTTTCCGGCGCTGGGCCGCCTCGATTTTTTCGAGTCCGCGCTTGCCTTCATGGCCGGGTACGGCATCCGCAGCTTTCTCATCGCTCAAAGCCTGAACCAGATCGACAAGGCGTATGGGCAGAACCATTCCATCCTCGACAACTGCCATGTCCGGGTGACTTTCGCCACCAACGACGAAAGGACGGCGAAAAGGATTTCAGAAACCCTCGGCACCGCCACCGAGCTTCGCGCGCAGCGCAACTACGCCGGCCACCGGCTCGCTCCGTGGCTGGGGCACCTGATGGTGTCGCGTCAGGAAACTGCACGGCCGCTGTTGACGCCCGGCGAGGTGATGCAGCTTCCACCTGATGACGCCGTGGTCATGGTGTCCAGCGTCGCCCCGATCCGCGCGAAGAAGCTGCGCTACTACGCCGACGCCAATTTCAAGAATCGCGTCCTGCCACCGCCCGCGCTCGTAGCCGGGAGGTACGCCGACGCGCCGCCAGCCCGCCCCGACGACTGGAGCGGCTTGGCGATCCCGGCCGTACCTGCGGCGCCGGCCTCGGCATCCGCCGATGGCCTGGGCGGCACCGATGACGGCGGCCCACGCCGCCAGCCCGAACTCTCCGAAACCGTCGCCTACGACCCCGAGCCGGACGCACATGCGAACGACCTGGCGCTGCTCGATGACGACGACCTGGCGCTGCCGCTTCCCGGCCAGCTCGACCCGGCCATGCAGCGCACGGCCCGGCTGGCTTCCCTCGACCCCAACGACGGAATCGACCTATGA
- a CDS encoding CopG family transcriptional regulator, whose protein sequence is MSQYRLNLFIQPEHAQRLDELAAKKGVSKSSIVAAALASWLSPDAGDQREAAIAKRLDRLSRQTERLERDQNIQIETLALFIRYFLTVSTPVPEAHQDAARAQGKVRFEQFVEQLGRHLLRGRSLVRDVVEELHPDPMQMDDAAAMASAHERTAERAS, encoded by the coding sequence ATGAGCCAATACCGCCTCAATCTTTTCATCCAGCCCGAGCACGCCCAGCGCCTGGACGAACTGGCCGCCAAGAAAGGCGTGTCCAAGTCGTCCATCGTCGCAGCGGCCTTGGCGTCCTGGCTGTCGCCCGATGCTGGCGACCAGCGCGAGGCCGCCATTGCCAAGCGGTTGGATCGACTGTCGCGGCAGACCGAACGCCTGGAGCGCGACCAGAACATCCAGATCGAAACGCTGGCGCTGTTCATCCGCTACTTCCTGACCGTCAGCACGCCGGTGCCCGAAGCCCATCAGGATGCGGCACGCGCCCAGGGCAAGGTGCGCTTCGAGCAGTTCGTCGAACAGTTGGGTCGCCACCTTCTGCGTGGCCGCAGTCTGGTGCGCGACGTGGTGGAGGAACTGCACCCCGATCCGATGCAGATGGATGACGCAGCAGCGATGGCCTCCGCCCATGAACGAACTGCGGAGCGTGCGTCATGA
- a CDS encoding TrbC/VirB2 family protein codes for MTHVDSFRFSVNPLPRLSGLARLRSLTRPARQGLLLAALLLLLAGTAQAAGSSMPWEGPLQSILESIQGPVARIVAVIIIIATGLALAFGDTSGGFRKLIQIVFGLSIAFAASSFFLSFFSFSGGAVV; via the coding sequence ATGACGCACGTTGATTCTTTCCGCTTTTCCGTAAATCCGCTTCCTCGCCTGTCCGGCCTGGCGCGGCTGCGCAGCCTCACCCGCCCTGCGAGGCAGGGGCTGCTGCTGGCCGCGCTGCTGCTGTTGCTGGCCGGAACGGCGCAAGCCGCCGGTTCCTCGATGCCGTGGGAGGGGCCCTTGCAGTCGATTCTGGAGTCGATCCAGGGGCCGGTGGCACGCATCGTCGCGGTCATCATCATCATCGCCACGGGCCTGGCGCTGGCCTTCGGCGACACCAGCGGCGGCTTTCGCAAGCTGATCCAGATCGTGTTCGGGTTGAGCATCGCGTTCGCCGCTTCCTCGTTCTTCCTGTCGTTCTTCTCGTTCTCCGGCGGGGCCGTCGTATGA
- a CDS encoding VirB3 family type IV secretion system protein: MSTASDLPGFEVPLHRSLTEPILLGGAPRTVAIANGTLAAAVGLGLQLWIPGVVLWIVGHSLAVWGARVDPQFMQVFARHIKHRPLLDV; the protein is encoded by the coding sequence ATGAGTACGGCCAGCGACCTTCCAGGCTTCGAGGTGCCGCTGCATCGCTCGCTGACCGAGCCAATCCTGCTGGGCGGCGCGCCGCGCACCGTGGCAATTGCCAACGGCACGCTGGCCGCCGCCGTCGGGCTGGGCCTGCAACTGTGGATTCCCGGCGTGGTGCTCTGGATCGTCGGCCACTCGCTGGCCGTATGGGGTGCGCGCGTCGATCCGCAGTTCATGCAGGTCTTCGCGCGGCATATCAAACACCGCCCGCTTCTGGACGTGTGA